In the genome of Thermosphaera aggregans DSM 11486, one region contains:
- a CDS encoding MoaD/ThiS family protein, which produces MLSKNYIRVKVRYLAPLIQSMVGVESEDIVLETGAKLGNLLEELARTHNGELGKWLFSENGKLNQGILIMVNGSIAHDLDMDLSDMDEIVLTIPFDGG; this is translated from the coding sequence ATGTTGTCGAAGAATTATATAAGGGTTAAAGTAAGATACCTGGCCCCACTGATCCAATCAATGGTAGGAGTGGAGAGCGAGGATATTGTGCTGGAAACGGGAGCCAAGCTGGGGAATTTACTTGAAGAGCTGGCACGCACCCATAACGGGGAACTAGGTAAATGGCTTTTCAGCGAGAACGGGAAATTAAACCAGGGAATTCTCATCATGGTTAACGGCTCAATAGCCCATGATCTCGACATGGATTTAAGCGACATGGATGAAATAGTGTTGACAATACCTTTCGACGGGGGTTGA
- the mcm gene encoding minichromosome maintenance protein MCM, with product MEVQSTRDKEFDPLLEFRRFLERFQTRDGVAKYQERIRHMVYMNQRSLVIDFDDIILFNRELARFISENPDKGLEIASQAIMEIMRKSYPEYAQTVEKFYPRFRNPPRIFRIRELNSEYIGKLVALEGIVTRVSRVEARIVKAFYRHVDSETGELHEFFYPKEGEMGERLERPPYCLNCQRPVRLELVPEKSKFIDWQKIVVQEKPEEIPPGQMPRSVEVILTGDLIDVARPGDRVIVTGVLRVAPIASLQKPVGLKPLFSFYVDANHVDVQQKILEEIEITREDEEKIKELARDPWIREKIIASIAPGIYGHWDVKEAIALLLFGGVPKVMEDGTRIRGDIHVLLVGDPGTAKSQLLQYTSRIAPRGLYTSGKGSTAAGLTATVLREKTTGEYYLEAGALVIADGGVACIDEIDKMREEDRSAIHEALEQQTVSIAKAGIVARLNARASVLAAGNPKFGRYDLTQPVSKNIDLPPTILSRFDLIFVIQDIPNKERDRLLAKHILEVHSDIEKARPHIDPQLLKKYVSYARRYIRPQLTPEAKKLLEDFYVSMRMASLPTEAGKPTAIAITPRQLEALIRLTEAHAKMALKQKATEEDAQEAIRLTLNTLVKVGYDIESKTIDIDILETGISAARREKIKALKSFMDQLLDEVGEIERSELIKKAVEKGFDRELVLEQIQKLIQSGEYYMPRPGKLSRVK from the coding sequence ATGGAGGTACAGTCCACAAGGGATAAGGAGTTCGATCCGCTACTAGAGTTTCGCAGGTTTTTAGAAAGATTTCAAACCCGGGATGGTGTTGCAAAGTACCAGGAAAGAATAAGGCACATGGTCTACATGAATCAGAGAAGCCTCGTCATCGATTTCGACGATATCATATTGTTCAACAGGGAGCTCGCCAGGTTCATATCAGAGAACCCTGACAAGGGTTTAGAAATCGCCAGTCAAGCGATTATGGAAATAATGAGGAAAAGCTATCCAGAGTATGCCCAAACCGTTGAAAAATTCTACCCTCGATTCCGCAACCCGCCGAGGATTTTCAGGATAAGAGAGTTGAACAGCGAATATATAGGCAAGCTTGTCGCTCTCGAAGGAATCGTTACTAGGGTTTCAAGAGTTGAGGCTAGGATCGTTAAGGCCTTCTACAGGCATGTGGATTCCGAGACTGGAGAATTACATGAATTCTTCTACCCTAAGGAAGGAGAGATGGGGGAGAGGCTTGAGAGGCCCCCCTACTGCTTAAACTGTCAACGCCCCGTTAGGCTGGAGCTTGTGCCGGAGAAAAGCAAATTCATAGATTGGCAGAAAATAGTGGTTCAAGAAAAGCCCGAAGAGATCCCGCCCGGTCAAATGCCTAGAAGCGTCGAGGTCATCCTCACAGGAGATTTAATCGACGTCGCAAGACCGGGAGACAGAGTTATCGTTACCGGCGTGTTACGAGTAGCCCCTATTGCCTCCCTCCAGAAGCCGGTCGGGCTTAAACCATTATTCTCCTTCTATGTTGACGCAAACCATGTTGATGTCCAGCAAAAGATTCTCGAGGAGATTGAGATTACAAGAGAGGATGAGGAAAAGATTAAAGAGCTTGCTAGAGACCCGTGGATCAGGGAGAAAATCATTGCGAGCATAGCCCCAGGAATATATGGACACTGGGATGTGAAAGAAGCCATTGCGCTCCTACTCTTCGGTGGAGTTCCCAAGGTCATGGAGGATGGGACGAGGATAAGGGGAGATATACACGTCCTCCTAGTAGGCGACCCAGGCACAGCTAAATCACAGCTCCTACAGTATACTTCAAGAATTGCTCCCCGCGGGTTATACACTAGTGGGAAAGGGTCCACAGCAGCTGGCTTAACCGCGACCGTTTTACGGGAGAAAACAACCGGCGAGTACTATCTTGAAGCAGGGGCTTTAGTAATAGCGGACGGTGGAGTAGCATGCATCGATGAGATAGATAAGATGAGGGAGGAAGATAGGAGCGCTATTCATGAAGCCCTTGAACAGCAGACGGTTAGCATAGCGAAAGCTGGAATTGTGGCGAGGCTTAACGCGAGGGCCTCCGTACTGGCCGCCGGCAATCCCAAGTTTGGGAGATACGACTTAACCCAGCCTGTGAGCAAGAATATTGACCTTCCTCCAACCATTCTCTCAAGGTTCGACCTGATATTCGTCATCCAGGATATTCCAAACAAGGAGAGGGATAGGCTACTGGCGAAGCATATACTAGAGGTTCACAGCGATATCGAGAAGGCGAGACCGCACATCGACCCGCAGTTGCTGAAAAAATATGTGAGCTATGCGAGAAGGTATATTAGGCCCCAGCTAACGCCTGAGGCCAAGAAGTTGCTTGAAGACTTTTACGTCAGCATGAGAATGGCATCCCTCCCTACGGAGGCCGGAAAGCCAACCGCGATCGCCATAACCCCGAGGCAGCTTGAAGCACTAATAAGGCTCACCGAGGCTCATGCTAAGATGGCTTTAAAGCAGAAAGCAACTGAGGAGGATGCTCAGGAAGCGATCAGGCTTACCCTTAACACTTTAGTCAAAGTAGGATATGACATCGAGTCTAAGACTATAGACATAGATATCTTGGAAACAGGCATCTCGGCGGCGAGAAGGGAGAAGATAAAGGCTTTGAAATCATTCATGGATCAACTGCTAGATGAGGTTGGCGAGATAGAGAGAAGTGAGCTTATTAAGAAAGCTGTAGAGAAAGGCTTCGACAGGGAGCTCGTGCTCGAGCAGATTCAGAAACTGATACAGAGCGGAGAATACTACATGCCAAGACCGGGTAAGCTGTCCAGGGTGAAGTAG
- a CDS encoding replication factor C small subunit: protein MEYLSEIELLWTEKYRPRTLDEVVNQSEIVARLKKFVSDKNMPHMLFAGPPGTGKTTMAHCLAHDLYGDNYRQYILELNASDERGIEVIRSKVKEFARTRVVGNVPFKIILLDEADNMTADAQQALRRLMELYTASTRFILIANYPSKIIEPIQSRTAVFRFTPLKREDVVERLKYICSNEKVKCHEDALNTIFELSEGDMRRAINILQASAALGEATVENVYKVVGLAHPREVREMIQLALSGNFAEARNKLRTLMITYGLSGVDVVKQIHKEIFSSDIKIPDEIKIVIADLVGEIQFRLVEGADDEIQLNALLARLALIGKKFKPG, encoded by the coding sequence GTGGAGTATTTGAGTGAAATAGAGCTTCTATGGACTGAAAAGTATAGGCCGAGGACTCTTGACGAGGTTGTCAACCAGTCTGAGATTGTGGCTAGACTTAAAAAATTCGTTTCAGACAAGAACATGCCTCACATGCTTTTCGCCGGGCCACCGGGAACCGGGAAAACAACGATGGCTCACTGCCTAGCCCACGATCTCTACGGGGATAATTACAGGCAGTACATTCTGGAGCTTAACGCGTCAGATGAGAGGGGTATAGAGGTTATTAGGAGCAAGGTTAAAGAATTCGCTAGAACGCGCGTTGTGGGGAATGTCCCTTTCAAAATAATACTTCTGGATGAAGCAGATAACATGACTGCAGACGCCCAGCAAGCTTTAAGGAGGCTTATGGAGCTTTACACAGCCTCGACAAGGTTTATCTTAATAGCTAACTATCCCAGCAAGATCATAGAGCCCATCCAGAGTAGGACAGCTGTCTTCAGGTTCACCCCGTTGAAAAGAGAGGATGTCGTTGAAAGATTGAAATACATATGCAGTAATGAAAAAGTTAAGTGCCACGAGGACGCGTTAAACACTATCTTCGAACTATCCGAAGGAGATATGAGGAGGGCTATAAACATTCTCCAAGCATCAGCAGCATTGGGCGAGGCAACCGTTGAGAACGTCTACAAGGTTGTAGGGCTCGCACATCCCCGCGAGGTTCGCGAGATGATACAGTTAGCCCTCTCAGGAAACTTTGCCGAGGCGAGAAACAAGCTTAGGACCCTCATGATCACCTACGGGTTAAGCGGCGTAGACGTTGTCAAGCAAATACATAAGGAAATATTTAGCAGCGACATCAAGATTCCCGATGAAATAAAGATTGTAATAGCTGATCTCGTAGGTGAGATACAGTTCAGGCTTGTCGAAGGAGCCGATGACGAGATACAGTTGAATGCTCTTCTAGCGAGGTTGGCCTTGATCGGTAAGAAGTTTAAACCAGGGTGA
- a CDS encoding replication factor C large subunit has product MSSALPWIIKYRPRTIEDVVNQEDAKNAFLNWLENWGKPGQKKAVLLHGPAGCGKTSLVEAVARSKGYQLFEMNASDFRRKSDIESIAKIAAQTSGLTGKRKIILLDEVDGINARADEGGIEAIIELINVSKNPIVMTANNPYSKNLLPLRQNVLEIPMKRLSETHVVTALKKICGAEKIECSDEALREIAKRSEGDLRSAINDLQAIAETYGKVTLELVKSLATYRDRQYAPYEALQRLFNAKYVFQAKDALTSTDLDYDELFLWLNEHIPTYYEDPEEVARAYEALSRADVYYGRIKSRGQWDLLSYMYDMMGPGVAFARKVYKYRFKPFKAPSRKKQLSETKRSREVREALAEHLASRLLTSKATVKAEVIPYLQVIFKYNPRYAARIAKGYSLSEEHINWLAGSKSLEVIGYLKKGEKARERGRGG; this is encoded by the coding sequence TTGAGCTCAGCACTACCATGGATTATCAAGTACAGGCCGAGAACAATAGAAGATGTCGTGAACCAGGAGGACGCTAAAAACGCATTCCTCAACTGGTTGGAGAACTGGGGCAAGCCGGGCCAGAAGAAGGCGGTTCTTCTGCATGGGCCGGCTGGGTGCGGGAAGACAAGCCTTGTGGAGGCTGTTGCCAGAAGCAAGGGTTACCAATTGTTCGAGATGAACGCCAGCGACTTCCGGCGTAAAAGCGATATTGAGAGCATTGCAAAGATCGCTGCCCAGACTTCAGGCTTAACGGGTAAGCGGAAGATAATTCTCCTCGATGAGGTTGACGGGATTAACGCCAGGGCCGATGAGGGAGGCATTGAGGCAATCATAGAGTTGATCAATGTTTCTAAGAACCCAATAGTGATGACGGCTAACAACCCTTACTCTAAAAACCTCCTTCCACTCCGTCAGAACGTGCTGGAAATACCTATGAAGAGATTGTCGGAAACCCATGTTGTGACGGCTTTGAAGAAAATATGCGGGGCCGAGAAAATCGAGTGTAGCGATGAAGCATTAAGGGAGATTGCGAAGAGGAGTGAGGGGGATTTGAGAAGCGCTATTAACGACCTCCAAGCCATTGCTGAGACGTATGGGAAGGTAACCCTTGAACTCGTAAAATCCCTTGCCACCTATAGGGATAGGCAGTACGCTCCCTACGAGGCGTTGCAGAGGCTGTTTAACGCTAAATACGTGTTCCAGGCGAAAGACGCTCTCACTTCAACTGATCTTGATTATGATGAATTATTCCTATGGTTGAACGAGCACATTCCCACATATTACGAGGATCCTGAGGAAGTGGCTAGAGCGTATGAAGCCTTGAGCAGGGCCGATGTCTACTACGGCAGAATAAAGAGCAGGGGGCAGTGGGATCTCTTATCATACATGTATGACATGATGGGGCCTGGCGTAGCTTTTGCGAGGAAGGTTTACAAGTACAGGTTCAAACCTTTCAAAGCCCCTTCAAGGAAGAAGCAGCTGAGCGAGACCAAGAGGTCGAGAGAGGTGAGAGAGGCGTTGGCGGAACACCTTGCCTCAAGGCTTCTGACAAGCAAAGCTACGGTTAAGGCTGAAGTGATTCCATATTTGCAAGTGATTTTCAAGTATAATCCAAGGTATGCGGCCAGGATCGCGAAAGGCTATAGCCTGAGCGAGGAACACATTAACTGGCTAGCAGGCTCTAAATCATTGGAGGTTATTGGTTACTTGAAGAAGGGCGAGAAGGCGCGTGAGAGGGGGAGGGGAGGCTAA
- a CDS encoding ORC1-type DNA replication protein, with protein MSESFGVASLENKNTWKIIEEELEKPSIFKSRESLSPEYIPDQLPHREKELRELTSYFKHLVTTPGSISQRVLITGRVGTGKTALAKVFGRDFTRLATEKGYKVRYAHVNCHRNRTLYNVIADIGRQLDVPVPSRGLSSKEMYDLILNYLDERDEYAIITLDEFHYFANISGPDAVYFIVRTYDAEELFRRLNFIFIAIDPVKLGFLDPTTEGYLLRHLVKLNPYTSQQLFDILKYRAEDSMYEGSYDDEVLRFIADFEGWDKGGGGNARHALEILHVAGSSAEADGRSRITIEDVRKAIMNTSREILSVSEAIRDSPIHELLILLSIVKLLRKTGRSELKMGEVEEEYNAVCEFYGEVPRRHTQVYEYVMNLSRTGIVQTRSSGKGQRGRSTLITLPYGPLDVLEKYLDELIRKKIQLGL; from the coding sequence ATGAGTGAAAGTTTCGGTGTTGCTTCCTTGGAGAACAAGAATACGTGGAAGATAATTGAGGAGGAGCTTGAGAAACCAAGTATTTTCAAAAGCCGGGAAAGCCTATCCCCCGAGTACATACCAGACCAGCTTCCCCACAGGGAGAAAGAGCTGAGGGAACTCACAAGCTACTTCAAACACTTGGTCACTACGCCCGGTTCCATCTCACAGAGAGTATTGATAACTGGGAGAGTTGGGACCGGTAAAACCGCTTTAGCCAAGGTTTTCGGAAGGGATTTCACAAGGCTTGCCACGGAGAAAGGCTATAAAGTGAGATACGCGCACGTTAACTGCCACAGGAATAGAACTCTCTACAACGTTATAGCCGATATTGGGAGGCAACTCGATGTTCCCGTACCATCCAGGGGGCTTTCAAGCAAAGAGATGTACGACCTTATCCTCAACTATCTTGACGAGAGGGATGAGTACGCTATTATAACGTTAGACGAGTTCCACTACTTTGCCAACATATCTGGGCCTGACGCTGTGTACTTCATAGTGAGAACGTATGATGCGGAGGAATTGTTTAGAAGGCTAAACTTTATTTTCATAGCCATAGACCCTGTGAAACTGGGTTTTCTCGATCCTACCACAGAGGGGTACCTGCTGAGACATCTCGTAAAGCTCAACCCTTACACTTCTCAACAATTATTTGACATCCTGAAATACAGGGCGGAAGACTCTATGTATGAGGGGAGTTACGACGATGAAGTGTTAAGATTCATAGCGGATTTTGAGGGCTGGGATAAGGGTGGAGGGGGAAACGCTAGGCATGCCTTAGAAATACTTCACGTTGCGGGTAGCTCCGCTGAAGCAGATGGGAGAAGCCGAATAACCATTGAGGATGTTAGGAAAGCCATAATGAATACTTCAAGGGAAATACTAAGCGTGAGCGAGGCCATAAGGGACAGCCCCATCCATGAGTTACTTATACTTCTCAGCATTGTAAAACTCCTCAGGAAGACTGGGCGAAGCGAGTTGAAAATGGGGGAGGTAGAAGAGGAGTACAATGCTGTATGTGAATTCTATGGTGAAGTACCGAGAAGGCACACCCAGGTTTACGAGTACGTTATGAACTTGAGTCGGACGGGCATTGTACAAACCCGTTCAAGCGGGAAGGGTCAAAGGGGGAGATCAACCCTGATAACCCTACCCTATGGGCCCCTCGACGTCTTGGAAAAATACCTTGACGAATTAATCAGGAAGAAGATCCAACTCGGGCTTTAG